A section of the Streptomyces sp. Je 1-369 genome encodes:
- a CDS encoding FKBP-type peptidyl-prolyl cis-trans isomerase → MSIDKPEVDFPVGEPPAELQIKDIWEGDGAVAKAGDFVKVHYVGVAFSTGEEFDASWNRGNPLEFQLGAGQVISGWDQGVQGMKVGGRRELTIPAHLAYGDRGAGGGRIAPGETLIFVCDLVSV, encoded by the coding sequence GTGAGCATTGACAAGCCCGAGGTCGACTTCCCGGTCGGCGAGCCGCCGGCCGAGCTTCAGATCAAGGACATCTGGGAGGGTGACGGGGCGGTCGCCAAGGCGGGCGACTTCGTCAAGGTCCACTACGTGGGCGTCGCCTTCAGCACGGGCGAGGAGTTCGACGCGAGCTGGAACCGCGGCAACCCGCTGGAGTTCCAGCTCGGTGCCGGTCAGGTCATCTCCGGCTGGGACCAGGGCGTGCAGGGCATGAAGGTCGGTGGCCGGCGTGAGCTGACCATCCCGGCCCACCTCGCGTACGGCGACCGCGGCGCCGGTGGCGGCCGCATCGCCCCCGGCGAGACGCTGATCTTCGTCTGCGATCTGGTCTCCGTCTGA
- a CDS encoding FKBP-type peptidyl-prolyl cis-trans isomerase has translation MRRRSLLLAVPAGLLTLAGCGDDKADKADKAKPSDSPTNDTSAPPTAKIVDGPLPEITKGTKFGEKPTVAKGSGKPSSDLAVKTLIEGKGKEVVKGDYLQANYLGQIWATAKVFDNSYDRGNPTVFPIGTGQVIPGWDQALVGKKLDSRVELAIPPKMGYGEEGNKQAGIKGSDTLVFVVDLVGTFSATSSAKGKEVAQSNKDLPKVGTNTDGKAPSVDVPKTAAPKKLVASYVLEGDGDEVKKTDSLLCQYKGVLWADGKEFDSSYKRKQLASFQLAQVVKGWAQGLTGKKVGSRVLIVIPPELGYGDQPPQGSSIKKDSTLIFTVDILAKM, from the coding sequence GTGCGCCGACGCTCACTTCTTCTTGCCGTCCCGGCAGGCCTGCTCACGCTGGCAGGCTGTGGTGACGACAAGGCCGACAAGGCCGACAAGGCCAAGCCCAGTGACAGCCCGACCAACGACACGTCGGCGCCGCCGACCGCGAAGATCGTGGACGGGCCGCTGCCCGAGATCACGAAGGGCACGAAGTTCGGTGAGAAGCCGACCGTCGCGAAGGGCTCGGGCAAGCCGTCCTCCGACCTCGCCGTGAAGACCCTGATCGAGGGCAAGGGCAAGGAGGTCGTCAAGGGCGACTACCTGCAGGCCAACTACCTCGGCCAGATCTGGGCGACGGCCAAGGTCTTCGACAATTCGTACGACCGGGGCAACCCCACGGTCTTCCCGATCGGCACCGGTCAGGTCATCCCCGGCTGGGACCAGGCCCTGGTCGGCAAGAAGCTCGACAGCCGTGTGGAGCTCGCCATCCCTCCGAAGATGGGTTATGGCGAGGAGGGCAACAAGCAGGCCGGGATCAAGGGCTCGGACACCCTCGTGTTCGTCGTCGACCTCGTGGGCACCTTCTCCGCCACGAGCTCCGCGAAGGGCAAGGAGGTGGCGCAGTCCAACAAGGACCTGCCCAAGGTCGGCACGAACACCGACGGCAAGGCCCCCTCCGTCGACGTCCCGAAGACGGCCGCGCCGAAGAAGCTCGTCGCGTCGTACGTCCTGGAGGGCGACGGCGACGAGGTCAAGAAGACCGACAGCCTGCTGTGCCAGTACAAGGGTGTGCTGTGGGCCGACGGCAAGGAGTTCGACTCCTCGTACAAGCGCAAGCAGCTCGCGTCGTTCCAGCTGGCGCAGGTCGTCAAGGGCTGGGCGCAGGGGCTGACCGGCAAGAAGGTCGGCAGCCGCGTCCTCATCGTGATCCCGCCGGAGCTGGGGTACGGAGACCAGCCCCCGCAGGGCAGCTCCATCAAGAAGGACTCCACCCTGATCTTCACCGTGGACATCCTCGCGAAGATGTGA
- a CDS encoding helix-turn-helix transcriptional regulator → MAIAKAERLMNLALCLLGTRRPLSKRELRESIEAYLEAGSDDSFNRMFERDKDDLRELGLVIETVENLEGEVGYLARRDSNRLPAITLDAEEAAALGLAAKVWQQARLAGAASGALQKLRAAGLPEDVDPYGGHSALEPRIPAHEASFEPLMLACRDRRPVVFDYRKATAARPEQRHVEPWALECWRGHWYLAGWDRDRGAERVFRLSRITGKVRARAGKYTADVPDVVTVRETVASWAGETADRTALIRLRTDAGYPLRAKAVAARVGDDGWDELEIPYGHGLDAWLVEFGPDVVVLEPAELRADVVDRLRAVAKG, encoded by the coding sequence ATGGCCATTGCCAAGGCCGAGCGGCTGATGAATCTTGCGCTGTGCCTGCTCGGGACCCGGCGGCCGCTCAGCAAGCGGGAGCTGCGTGAGTCGATCGAGGCCTATCTGGAGGCGGGGTCCGACGACAGCTTCAACCGGATGTTCGAGCGCGACAAGGACGATCTGCGCGAGCTCGGTCTGGTCATCGAGACCGTGGAGAACCTGGAAGGGGAGGTCGGCTACCTCGCCCGCCGCGACAGCAACCGCCTGCCCGCCATCACCCTGGACGCCGAGGAGGCCGCGGCGCTCGGTCTGGCCGCGAAGGTCTGGCAGCAGGCCCGTCTCGCCGGTGCCGCCAGCGGCGCCCTGCAGAAGCTGCGCGCCGCGGGCCTGCCCGAGGACGTCGACCCGTACGGGGGGCACAGCGCCCTGGAGCCGCGGATCCCCGCGCACGAGGCGTCCTTCGAGCCGTTGATGCTCGCCTGCCGCGACCGCCGTCCCGTCGTCTTCGACTACCGCAAGGCCACCGCGGCCCGCCCCGAGCAGCGCCACGTCGAGCCGTGGGCGCTGGAGTGCTGGCGCGGCCACTGGTACCTGGCGGGCTGGGACAGGGACCGGGGCGCCGAGCGCGTGTTCCGGCTCTCGCGCATCACCGGCAAGGTGCGGGCCCGCGCGGGCAAGTACACCGCCGACGTCCCGGACGTCGTCACGGTCCGTGAGACCGTCGCGAGCTGGGCGGGGGAGACCGCCGACCGCACCGCCCTGATCCGGCTGCGCACGGACGCCGGCTACCCGCTGCGGGCCAAGGCCGTCGCGGCGCGGGTGGGCGACGACGGGTGGGACGAGTTGGAGATTCCGTACGGCCACGGCCTCGACGCGTGGCTGGTGGAGTTCGGGCCCGATGTGGTGGTCCTCGAGCCCGCCGAGCTGCGGGCCGATGTCGTGGACCGGCTGCGTGCCGTGGCCAAGGGCTGA